The Mercurialis annua linkage group LG2, ddMerAnnu1.2, whole genome shotgun sequence genome contains a region encoding:
- the LOC126667891 gene encoding 3-ketoacyl-CoA synthase 10-like, giving the protein MSRAREQDLLSTEIVNRGVEGSGPYAGSLNFSVRVRRRLPDFLNSVNLKYVKLGYAYLLSHIFYFLSAPVFILVFSAALGKFTWEDLYLKCDPIDALFLIGMISLIVYIYLDLTPTSTYLVDFACFRPPSELKISKEEFIHLAKKSGQFDEAAIEFQHRALKNSGIGDETYMPRNVFQPSYKTNLKDGREEAAMVMFGAVDDLLAATKIKTKDIRILVVNCGILNTTPSLSAMIINHYKLRHNINSFNLGGMGCAAGIIAIDLARDLLSAYPGSYALVISTEAVSYTWYTGNDQDMLLPNSLFRMGAAAILLSSRRLDRWRSKYQLKQLVRTHKGMDNRSFRSIHLKEDKEGRQGLSVSKEVIEVAGHALKTNITTLGPLVLPVSEQFHFFTNLLFKKKTKPYIPDYKLAFEHVCIYAASKKGLDELQNNLDLTDDYMEASRTTLERFGNTSSSSIWYELAYLEANGKIKGGDRIWQIAFGSGFKCNSVVWKALRSIGKPDRSPWIQGSTSN; this is encoded by the exons ATGTCAAGAGCAAGAGAGCAGGACCTACTCTCCACTGAAATTGTCAACCGAGGCGTGGAGGGTTCCGGTCCCTATGCCGGTTCGTTGAATTTTTCCGTAAGGGTCCGGCGCAGGTTGCCGGACTTTCTCAACTCGGTTAACTTGAAATATGTAAAGCTAGGATATGCTTACCTCCTTAGtcatatcttttattttctaaGTGCACCTGTTTTCATATTAGTATTCAGTGCTGCCCTAGGAAAATTCACTTGGGAAGATTTATATCTCAAATGTGACCCCATTGATGCACTTTTCTTGATTGGAATGATTTCTCTAATTGTATACATTTATCTTGATTTAACTCCTACTTCTACTTATTTAGTCGATTTCGCCTGTTTTCGTCCCCCGAGTGagctcaag ATTTCTAAGGAAGAATTCATCCATTTGGCGAAGAAATCCGGGCAATTCGATGAAGCTGCAATTGAATTCCAACACCGAGCCCTGAAGAATTCTGGAATTGGAGACGAGACTTACATGCCTAGAAATGTTTTCCAGCCTAGTTATAAAACTAACCTCAAGGACGGGCGAGAAGAGGCGGCAATGGTGATGTTTGGAGCAGTCGATGACCTTCTCGCTGCTACTAAAATAAAGACGAAAGATATTAGGATTCTTGTTGTGAATTGTGGGATCCTGAATACAACACCATCACTGTCAGCAATGATTATAAATCATTATAAGCTGAGACATAACATAAATAGCTTTAATCTCGGGGGGATGGGATGCGCTGCCGGTATTATAGCCATCGATTTAGCGAGAGATCTTTTGAGTGCGTATCCTGGATCATATGCCCTAGTAATTAGCACAGAAGCAGTGAGCTATACATGGTATACCGGCAATGATCAAGACATGCTTCTTCCAAATTCCTTATTCAGAATGGGGGCTGCAGCTATCCTCCTGTCTAGTCGTCGCCTTGATCGATGGCGATCCAAGTACCAACTTAAACAG CTAGTTCGAACCCACAAGGGAATGGATAACAGAAGCTTCAGAAGCATACATCTAAAGGAAGATAAAGAAGGAAGACAAGGTCTATCAGTTAGCAAAGAGGTTATTGAGGTAGCAGGCCATGCTCTAAAGACCAACATCACCACTTTAGGTCCTCTAGTTCTCCCTGTATCAGAACAATTCCACTTCTTCACCAATTTGCTCTTCAAGAAAAAGACCAAACCTTACATTCCTGACTATAAGCTTGCTTTTGAGCATGTCTGCATTTACGCAGCTAGCAAAAAAGGCCTCGATGAATTGCAGAACAATTTGGATCTCACTGATGACTACATGGAGGCTTCCAGAACCACACTCGAGCGATTCGGGAATACCTCCAGTAGCAGCATATGGTATGAACTGGCTTACTTGGAGGCAAATGGAAAGATAAAGGGTGGGGATAGAATTTGGCAAATTGCCTTTGGTTCTGGCTTCAAGTGCAATAGTGTTGTTTGGAAAGCTCTTAGGAGCATAGGCAAACCGGACCGAAGCCCTTGGATCCAGGGTTCTACTTCTAACTAG
- the LOC126667893 gene encoding glucan endo-1,3-beta-glucosidase 6: protein MGKFSLLVLLFGVLVSSVGGIGANWGTQASHPLPPDTVVRLLRDNGIQKVKLFDADYDTLRALGKSGIEVMVGIPNDMLSTLAGSMKAAEKWVSKNVSAHISSSNVNIRYVAVGNEPFLTTYNGTFLSTTLPALQNVQSALIKAGISNQVKVTVPLNADVYASTTDFPSGGDFRSDIHDYMFNIVKFLSDSGAPFTVNIYPFISLYTDSNFPVEYAFFDGNATPLNDGGTLYTNMFDANYDTLVHALQRNGFGNMPVIVGEMGWPTDGDRNANNEYAQRFNQGFMSRISGGKGTPMRPGPIDAYLFSLIDEDAKSIDPGNFERHWGIFTYDGRAKYSLNLGTTSSGLLVEAKNVRYLDRKWCVMKSSAKLDDPNVAPSVSYACARADCTSLGYGTSCGSLDAMGNISYALNSYYQNQNQLEEACKFENISTITKTDPSVGTCRFEIMIEPYYGAAKRTVGYPRKPLSLAAGLILFLLTML from the exons ATGGGTAAATTTTCATTATTAGTACTGTTATTTGGAGTACTGGTGAGTTCAGTGGGTGGAATAGGAGCCAACTGGGGGACACAAGCAAGCCACCCACTGCCTCCAGATACAGTGGTGAGGCTACTGAGAGACAACGGGATCCAAAAAGTGAAGCTTTTTGATGCAGATTATGATACCCTTAGAGCTCTTGGTAAGTCTGGTATTGAGGTCATGGTGGGTATTCCAAATGATATGCTTTCAACTTTGGCTGGGAGTATGAAAGCTGCTGAGAAATGGGTTTCTAAAAATGTCTCCGCTCATATCTCCTCTAGTAATGTCAACATCAG ATATGTTGCGGTTGGAAATGAACCTTTCTTGACAACATACAATGGAACCTTTCTTTCAACAACTCTCCCAGCTCTTCAGAATGTACAATCTGCTCTGATAAAAGCTGGAATAAGCAACCAAGTGAAGGTGACTGTCCCTCTGAATGCCGATGTCTATGCGAGCACGACTGATTTTCCATCTGGCGGTGACTTTCGATCTGATATCCATGATTACATGTTTAACATTGTCAAGTTTTTGAGCGACAGCGGGGCCCCTTTCACTGTAAATATCTATCCTTTTATCAGCCTTTACACTGATTCCAATTTTCCAGTCGAGTACGCATTCTTTGATGGCAATGCAACCCCTTTAAATGACGGTGGAACATTGTACACCAACATGTTTGATGCTAATTATGATACTCTTGTGCATGCCTTACAAAGGAATGGGTTTGGAAACATGCCCGTCATTGTTGGAGAGATGGGGTGGCCCACTGATGGTGATAGGAATGCTAACAACGAGTATGCCCAAAGATTCAACCAAGGTTTTATGTCACGTATTTCAGGTGGGAAGGGTACCCCAATGAGGCCTGGACCTATTGATGcttatttatttagtttgatAGATGAAGATGCTAAGAGCATTGATCCCGGGAACTTTGAACGCCACTGGGGAATATTCACATATGATGGAAGAGCTAAGTACTCCCTTAACCTTGGCACCACATCCTCAGGATTATTGGTTGAAGCAAAAAATGTGCGTTACCTGGACCGAAAATGGTGCGTAATGAAGTCATCAGCCAAGCTTGATGACCCAAATGTGGCACCAAGTGTGAGCTATGCTTGTGCACGCGCTGATTGCACCAGCCTTGGTTATGGGACGTCGTGTGGAAGTTTGGATGCAATGGGAAATATTTCATATGCATTGAACAGTTATTATCAGAATCAGAATCAGCTTGAGGAAGCATGCAAGTTCGAGAACATTTCCACTATCACCAAAACAGACCCATCAGTCGGAACTTGCAGATTTGAGATAATGATCGAGCCATATTATGGAGCTGCCAAGCGGACAGTAGGATACCCGCGCAAGCCATTGAGTTTGGCTGCAGGTCTCATTCTGTTTTTGCTAACAATGCTATAA
- the LOC126669130 gene encoding organic cation/carnitine transporter 7-like, whose product MKNRVKMGDLSNQKYTLDEALDAVGFGKFQGLVLVYAGLGSFSEAMEMMILSFVGPAVNAQWALSSSQESLLTSAVFAGMLLGAYSWGLISDNYGRRKAILGSTILTCGAGLLSTFSPNYTSLMIFRCLVGIGLGGGPVFLCWFLEFVPASNRGKWMVVHSIFWTLGTIFEAALAWIVMPRLSWRWLLAVSSLPSMTLLLSYYLVPESPRYLCTKGRFSDAHRILEKMAVTNEAKLPTGMLVSDNTTEADEESSSSSHKPLLSSATKEVLNLKSTFSSFFVLFSPKLIKTTFLLWVLFFGNSFLYYGIILLTSELSGGRSKCRSATLLLENHQDDSLYIDVFITSLAELPGILLCAIIVDRMGRKLSLIFLLVVASFFLFPLVSHQAVISTTTFLFGARMCAIGSFTVACIYCPELYPTSVRTTGTGVASAVGRIGGMICPLVAVGLVSGCHVEEAIILFEAVIAVSIVCVVFFPFETKGCELSDNVAAFDPKHNIFVR is encoded by the exons ATGAAAAACAGAGTAAAAATGGGTGATTTGTCGAACCAAAAATATACACTGGATGAGGCGCTTGATGCCGTTGGATTCGGTAAATTTCAAGGACTGGTGCTGGTTTATGCAGGATTGGGTTCTTTCTCTGAAGCTATGGAGATGATGATTCTGTCTTTTGTTGGGCCTGCTGTTAATGCTCAGTGGGCGCTCTCTTCTTCCCAAGAAAGCTTACTCACCAGTGCTGTTTTTGCTGGTATGCTCCTTGGTGCTTATTCCTGGGGTCTTATTTCCGATAATTATGGAAGAAG GAAGGCTATCCTAGGCTCAACTATTCTAACTTGTGGAGCAGGATTGTTAAGTACCTTTTCCCCTAATTATACATCATTGATGATTTTTCGATGTTTGGTTGGTATTGGTCTTGGTGGCGGACCGGTATTCCTCTGCTGGTTTCTGGAGTTTGTTCCTGCTTCAAATAGAGGCAAGTGGATGGTTGTCCACTCAATTTTCTGGACATTGGGAACCATTTTTGAGGCTGCGCTCGCTTGG ATTGTTATGCCAAGATTAAGTTGGAGGTGGCTACTTGCAGTTTCTTCTCTGCCTTCAATGACTCTGCTTCTCTCTTATTATCTTGTTCCAGAATCTCCTAGGTATCTATGCACAAAAGGTAGATTTTCTGATGCGCATAGAATTCTGGAGAAAATGGCTGTAACAAATGAGGCAAAGCTACCGACAGGGATGCTTGTTTCTGATAATACAACTGAAGCGGATGAAGAATCCTCCTCCTCAAGCCATAAGCCTTTGCTGTCTTCGGCAACAAAAGAAgtgttaaatttaaaatcaacctTCTCATCATTTTTTGTGCTTTTCTcaccaaaattaattaaaacaacatttCTCTTGTGGGTGTTATTCTTTGGAAATTCATTCTTATATTATGGTATCATATTGCTCACTTCGGAGTTAAGTGGTGGACGCAGCAAATGTCGTTCAGCTACATTGCTCTTGGAAAATCATCAGGATGATAGCCTGTACATAGATGTATTTATCACTAGTTTGGCAG AGCTTCCTGGGATCCTTTTGTGTGCAATTATCGTAGATAGAATGGGGCGCAAGCTTTCCTTGATATTCTTGTTGGTTGTGGCTAGTTTTTTCCTTTTTCCACTTGTTTCCCACCAGGCTGTAATTTCGACAACAACATTCTTATTTGGTGCCCGCATGTGTGCCATAGGATCGTTCACAGTTGCATGTATATATTGCCCGGAG CTATACCCTACGTCGGTGAGGACGACTGGTACCGGAGTTGCAAGCGCGGTGGGTAGGATCGGTGGGATGATTTGCCCTCTCGTAGCGGTAGGACTGGTGAGTGGGTGCCATGTTGAGGAGGCAATAATTCTGTTTGAGGCAGTAATAGCTGTTTCAATAGTTTGTGTTGTGTTCTTCCCATTTGAAACCAAGGGATGTGAATTGAGTGATAATGTTGCTGCATTTGATCCCAAGCATAATATTTTTGTCAGGTAA